In the Dermochelys coriacea isolate rDerCor1 chromosome 25, rDerCor1.pri.v4, whole genome shotgun sequence genome, one interval contains:
- the PGPEP1 gene encoding pyroglutamyl-peptidase 1 isoform X2 has translation MSKHLTEILMELEKLGLGDGVDLYVYEIPVEYQTVQRLIPALWKKHSPQLVVHVGVSGMATTVTLEKCGHNVGYKGLDNCRFCPGSQCCVEGGPECIDSIIDMDAVCKRVSTLGLDVTVTISKDAGRYLCDFTYYTSLYQSHGRSAFVHVPPLGKPYTAEQLGRALQAIIEEMLDVLEHSEGKINCRHEH, from the exons ATGAGCAAGCACCTGACTGAAATCTTGATG GAGCTGGAGAAGCTTGGCTTGGGAGATGGTGTGGATCTGTATGTATATGAAATCCCAGTTGAATACCAAACAGTACAAAGACTAATTCCTGCATTGTGGAAAAAACACAGTCCACAA ttGGTGGTTCATGTGGGTGTATCAGGTATGGCTACAACTGTAACACTGGAAAAATGTGGGCATAACGTAGGATACAAAGGCTTGGACAACTGCCGTTTCTGCCCAGGCTCTCAGTGTTGTGTAGAAGGGGGCCCAGAATGCATCGATTCAATTATTGACATGGATGCAGTTTGCAAGAGAGTCTCAACATTGGGACTTGATGTCACAGTTACTATATCCAAGGATGCTGGCAG ATATCTCTGTGATTTCACTTACTATACGTCCTTATACCAGAGCCATGGCAGGTCTGCGTTTGTTCATGTGCCTCCACTGGGAAAACCATATACTGCAGAACAGCTGGGTCGGGCACTACAGGCTATCATAGAAGAAATGCTTGATGTTTTGGAGCATTCTGAAGGCAAAATCAATTGTCGCCATGAACACTGA
- the PGPEP1 gene encoding pyroglutamyl-peptidase 1 isoform X1 has protein sequence MEPLRRPVVVTGFGPFGEHAVNSSWIAVQELEKLGLGDGVDLYVYEIPVEYQTVQRLIPALWKKHSPQLVVHVGVSGMATTVTLEKCGHNVGYKGLDNCRFCPGSQCCVEGGPECIDSIIDMDAVCKRVSTLGLDVTVTISKDAGRYLCDFTYYTSLYQSHGRSAFVHVPPLGKPYTAEQLGRALQAIIEEMLDVLEHSEGKINCRHEH, from the exons GGTTTGGCCCATTTGGAGAACATGCTGTTAACTCCAGCTGGATTGCAGTTCAG GAGCTGGAGAAGCTTGGCTTGGGAGATGGTGTGGATCTGTATGTATATGAAATCCCAGTTGAATACCAAACAGTACAAAGACTAATTCCTGCATTGTGGAAAAAACACAGTCCACAA ttGGTGGTTCATGTGGGTGTATCAGGTATGGCTACAACTGTAACACTGGAAAAATGTGGGCATAACGTAGGATACAAAGGCTTGGACAACTGCCGTTTCTGCCCAGGCTCTCAGTGTTGTGTAGAAGGGGGCCCAGAATGCATCGATTCAATTATTGACATGGATGCAGTTTGCAAGAGAGTCTCAACATTGGGACTTGATGTCACAGTTACTATATCCAAGGATGCTGGCAG ATATCTCTGTGATTTCACTTACTATACGTCCTTATACCAGAGCCATGGCAGGTCTGCGTTTGTTCATGTGCCTCCACTGGGAAAACCATATACTGCAGAACAGCTGGGTCGGGCACTACAGGCTATCATAGAAGAAATGCTTGATGTTTTGGAGCATTCTGAAGGCAAAATCAATTGTCGCCATGAACACTGA
- the PGPEP1 gene encoding pyroglutamyl-peptidase 1 isoform X3 has protein sequence MIELEKLGLGDGVDLYVYEIPVEYQTVQRLIPALWKKHSPQLVVHVGVSGMATTVTLEKCGHNVGYKGLDNCRFCPGSQCCVEGGPECIDSIIDMDAVCKRVSTLGLDVTVTISKDAGRYLCDFTYYTSLYQSHGRSAFVHVPPLGKPYTAEQLGRALQAIIEEMLDVLEHSEGKINCRHEH, from the exons ATGATT GAGCTGGAGAAGCTTGGCTTGGGAGATGGTGTGGATCTGTATGTATATGAAATCCCAGTTGAATACCAAACAGTACAAAGACTAATTCCTGCATTGTGGAAAAAACACAGTCCACAA ttGGTGGTTCATGTGGGTGTATCAGGTATGGCTACAACTGTAACACTGGAAAAATGTGGGCATAACGTAGGATACAAAGGCTTGGACAACTGCCGTTTCTGCCCAGGCTCTCAGTGTTGTGTAGAAGGGGGCCCAGAATGCATCGATTCAATTATTGACATGGATGCAGTTTGCAAGAGAGTCTCAACATTGGGACTTGATGTCACAGTTACTATATCCAAGGATGCTGGCAG ATATCTCTGTGATTTCACTTACTATACGTCCTTATACCAGAGCCATGGCAGGTCTGCGTTTGTTCATGTGCCTCCACTGGGAAAACCATATACTGCAGAACAGCTGGGTCGGGCACTACAGGCTATCATAGAAGAAATGCTTGATGTTTTGGAGCATTCTGAAGGCAAAATCAATTGTCGCCATGAACACTGA